Below is a window of Enterococcus gilvus ATCC BAA-350 DNA.
TCACTCACGCGGCGTTGCTCGGTCAGACTTTCGTCCATTGCCGAAGATTCCCTACTGCTGCCTCCCGTAGGAGTTTGGGCCGTGTCTCAGTCCCAATGTGGCCGATCACCCTCTCAGGTCGGCTATGCATCGTTGCCTTGGTGAGCCGTTACCTCACCAACTAGCTAATGCACCGCGGGTCCATCCATCAGTGACGCAAAAGCGCCTTTCAAATAGAAACCATGCGGTTTCTATTGTTATACGGTATTAGCACCTGTTTCCAAGTGTTATCCCCTTCTGATGGGCAGGTTACCCACGTGTTACTCACCCGTTCGCCACTCCTTTTCTTTCGGTGGAGCAAGCTCCGGTGAAAGAAAAAGCGTTCGACTTGCATGTATTAGGCACGCCGCCAGCGTTCGTCCTGAGCCAGGATCAAACTCTCATATAAAGTGTTTGAAACAATCTTGCGATTGTTAAGCTCAATTTAATAATTGACTTGCTAGCATATTGCTTGCTATGTTGTTTGCTTCTATAGAATAGAAGCGCCCTACACATTTGGTTTGTTTTATTCGTTCAGTTTTCAAAGGTCTACGTTGTTTGTCGCTTTGTTTCAGCAACTTTTAAATCATAACAGATTGCCGTTTTAATGTCAACAACTTTTTTGAAGTTTTTTTCCGAAGAAGTTGTCGTCATCGCTTTATGCGACTTTGATAGAATAACTGAAAGTCAGCCATCTGTCAATAACAATTTTGAAGTTTTTTTAAGCGATATTCCCTCGCCTTGGAACATTAAATAATATACCAACATAATCTTATCTGGTCAATTAGAAATATTGATTTTTCGGAACTTTTTTTCAATACTGACCAATACTTCGCAACCTGCTTGCAAACGTTCGTAAATAACATGAAAGCTGATTGAAAATTTCCTTTTCAAAACACAAACTGCCGTATTTTTAATTCTGGAGATGACATCATTTTCTAATAAACCTTTTCAAACATACAAAAAAAAAGACGTCAGCATAGCTGAACGTCTCTTGAAATTTTTTTCTAACGCATGGTCGGAAATAGCAAAACATCTCGAATTGACTGAACATCTGTCAGTAACATAACTAAACGGTCAATTCCGATACCTAGTCCACCAGTCGGCGGCATACCGTATTCTAACGCCTCTAAGAAGTCTTCATCTACACCATGTGCTTCATCGTTTCCTTGTTCCCGCTCTTTTTCTTGCGCTTCGAAGCGTTCACGTTGATCAATTGGATCATTTAGCTCAGTAAAGGCATTCGCAAATTCGCGTCCCACGATAAATAATTCAAAACGGTCTGTAAAACGTCCATCTTCTGCATTTTTCTTCGCAAGTGGAGATACTTCTACTGGATGACCATACACAAATGTCGGTTGTTGCAGCGTTTCTTCCACAAAGGTCTCAAAGAACTCATTGATAATGTGCCCAATTTCCATGTTATCATTAATTTCAACATGGTGTTCCTTAGCTAGCGCACGAGCCTCTTCAATAGACATTTCAGGCCAGAAATCTACCCCTGTTTGTTCTTTGATTGCATCCACCATATGGATACGTTTAAACTCAGATCCTAGGTCAATCGTTTGACCATCATATGAAAGTGTAGTTTCCCCTAAAACATTTTGCGCGGCATCTCGAATAATTCCTTCTGTCAAATTCATTACATCTAAGAAATCTTGATACGCAGTATAAACTTCCATCATTGTAAATTCAGGATTGTGCGTAGTATCAATCCCTTCATTACGAAATACACGACCAATTTCGTATACTTTTTCCATTCCGCCAACGATTAAACGCTTCAAGTGAAGCTCTAATGCGATTCGGAGATATAAATCCATATCAAGAGCATTGTGATGCGTGATAAACGGACGAGCAGTCGCCCCTCCTGCTTCATTGTGCAACACAGGCGTCTCTACTTCGATATAACCGAGTCCATCTAAATAGCGTCGGATTTGACTGATGATTTGACTACGTTTAGTAAAACGATCAAAACTCTCACGATTACTGATTAAATCCAAATAGCGCTGACGGTAACGTTGTTCAACGTTGGTCAACCCATGATATTTTTCTGGAAGTGGACGCAACGCTTTAGACAACAATGTAATTTCTTTCGCTTTAATGGAGACTTCGCCAGTATCCGTCTTCATGATTTCACCAGTTACACCAAAGAAATCACCTAGATCCCCTTTTTTGAAGATCGCATACGGTTCTTCCCCGACTTCGTCTTTACGTACGTAGATTTGGATTTGGCCTTCCCGGTCTTGTAAGTGAGCAAAGCCGACTTTCCCTTTTCCCCGTTTCGTCATCATTCGACCAGCCACGCTTGCCGATAATTGTTTTTCTTGAAGCTCTTCTTTAGTATTTTCGTCATATGTTTCGTGTAATTCTTTTGAATTTGCTGTTCGTTCAAAACGTGCACCGAATGGATCAATGCCTTCTTCACGAAGGGTTTCCATTTTTTCTCGGCGAACACGCATCTGATCGTTCATTTCTGTTAAATTTGATTGTTCTTCAGTCACGAATGTTCCTCCTCAGAATGTAATTACTCTTTCTTATAATGCCAATGAATAAGCAAAAAATCAAGCCGAATTCTTCATTCGGCTTCAAGATCAACTGATTTTCTCTCTCGCTTCAGTCTTTTCAACAAGCTGATCCAATAAATCTGCGATCACTTGTTTGTCTTCTGTTTGATTAATAGCTAATTTAGCTTTTGCAGAGCGCGGAATCCCTTTTAAATAGTAGCTTGCATGTTGACGGAATTCACGACAAGCGATGGTTTCGCCTTTCAACTGAATTAGGCGTTCTAAATGCAGCTTGGCTGTTTCTATTTTTTCTCTTGCACTTGGTTCAGGAATTAATTCACCTGTTTCTAAATAGTGCTGGGTTTGATGGATCATCCAAGGATTGCCTAGAGCCGCTCGGCCAATCATCACCGCATCCACACCGACTTCATCAATCATTCGTTTCGCATCCTCTGGCGTACGGACGTCGCCGTTTCCCATAAATGGAATCGTTAGCTCATCAGCTACTTGCTTCAAGACAGCCCAATCTGCTTTGCCTTCATACATTTGCACTCGTGTCCTTCCGTGCATTGCAATGGCTGAAGCTCCCGCACTTTGAGCCGCCAAAGCATTCTCTACTGCAAAGATATGCTGTTCATCCCAGCCTACACGCATTTTAACAGTTACGGGAATATCTACAGCCGACGAAACTGCATTTACCATTTCATAAACTTTATTTGGGTCTAACAGCCATTTAGCACCCGCTTCTGCTTTAATAACCTTGTTTACCGGACAACCCATGTTGATGTCGATAATGTCAGCTTTCGTATTTTCTTGGACAAATTGCGCTGCTTCTACTAATGAGTCTTTGTTCCCACCGAATATTTGTACACTTAACGGATGTTCCCGTTCATCTATATACAGCATCTCCAACGTCTTTTTATTTCTAAAGTGGATTCCTTGATCACTGATCATTTCGCACACGACCAGACCTGCTCCGAACTCCTTCACCGTCACTCGAAAAGCAGCATTCGAGATGCCTGCCATTGGAGCTACAACCACCCGATTAGGTACCTCCACATCGCCTATTTTCCACGTACCATTCAATGGTCTCACGTTTATTCCCCCAAAATTTCTTGTTTAAGTTCGTAAAGTTCTTCTTCACTGTACTCGTATTTGTTATTACAAAAAGTACAAACCGCCTCTGCACCATGATCTTGATCAATTAATTCCTGAATTTGGTCGGCTCCCAATGTGAGAATCGCAGAAGCAAATTTTTCTTTTGAACAATCACATTTAAATTGAACAGGCATCTTTTCTAAAAATTCAACATCGCTAGTTGCTAATAAATTTTGCAAAATTTCTTCTGACGTTTGACCCTCGTCTAGCAAGGTTGAAATACGTGTTGTCTCTTTTAAGCGTTCTTCAATTTGATCAATGATCTCATCGCTTGCACCTGGCATAATTTGAATCATAAAACCACCCGCTGTTTTGACAGAATCATCTGTATCGACTAAGACTGATACTCCCACCGCAGATGGAATTTGTTCGGATACTGCCAAATAATAGGTAAAGTCTTCTCCGATTTCACCAGAAACAATAGGTGTTTGACCAGAAAATGGTTCTTTTAGCCCTAGATCTTTGATTACAGTGAACATGCCTTCTGTTCCAACTGCTCCACGCACATCTATTTTGCCAATCTCATTTAATGGTAGACTGATATGTGGATTCTTGATATATCCTTTCACTTCGCCTTTACCATTGCTGTCAACGACGATAGCTCCCGCAGGACCGTTTCCTTCTACTTTGACAGTCATTTTATCTTCGCCTTTTAACGTGGCTCCTAACATCAATGCACCGATCATTGTGCGACCCAATGCTGCAGAGGACGTATTCCATGTATCATGACGGCGCTGTGCCTCACCAATCGTCTCCGTTGCGTTTACTGCGTATGCTCGAACAAATCCGCTATAAGCTAATGCTTTTACTAAATAATCACTCATTTACCTGCTCCTTATCCCTAATAATGAACTATTTACTACTGAAACACTCCTCAGAATGTCTAATCTGTTTTCTTACTTTATTTTTAAAAAAATAAGACCCTCATTCATTTTTTTAAAGTGGTTCATTTTTTACTCGTGATTGCATCATACTAGGTGTTTCAACTTTTTTCAACTTCTCTGCGCCTGCATAATGGAAAAGCTTAACAAAGTGATATTCACTAAACACAAAAAAAGCAGACGAATTTTCGTCTGCTTCTTAAAAACACAAAGGCAATAAAATAGCTGTCATTGCAGTAGCATCATACTTCATCGCTTCGCTTTTCAACTGGTTGTGTAGGGTGCCTAGCGCCTCAGGAAAATCCTGTTGATGAGACAGTGCATAAAGGGCGATTTCCTTACAGATTTTTGTTGCAACTAAACCGCAGTCTTCCGTTTTTTCAAGTACTTGCGCATTCTCAAACAACATTTTTTTGATTTCTGGACTCGTTTTTACAAACTCATCCCCGTAAGCACAACTAATCTGATCCATCATTTGTTTAGTTTTTTCGTCGCGTTTCATGCTCTCCACCTCTTTAAAATCATTTTACGCCTAGATAACCTATAGACCAACAAAATACATTTAAATCAACGATAAATTAATTTTTTATCATTTTGAGATGTAAAAAGAGATTGTCTGAAACTTTTTAAATACTCGAAAATCAACGAACGAAATTCTTTGTTCTCTCAAATGCTGTAAAGCTGAAGAATAGAAAAACGGCATGCCCAAGGACATGCCGTTTCATTTTACTCTTGATTGTCGTTTGTATCATCTGGCTCGATTTTATTGTCTGAGTCTTTGTGTTCTTCAGGATCTTTATCTTCTGCTTGTTTCTCAGCATCTTTCTCTTCCAAAGCACGTTTTGCTTCTTCAAAGGTTTGTGCTTGAGCTTTTTCACTTGGATAAGGAGTGCCTTTGCCTTCTGGCATTTGCCCTGTCTCAAACAATGATTTGATTGCTTTCGCATCCAATGTTTCGAATTCCAGTAACTTTTCAGCGATCAATTTATGTTGATCACGATGCGTTTCGATGATCTCACGTGCTTTTTCGTGAGCTTTCATTAAGATACTACGAACTTCTTCATCAATTTCAAAAGCAACTTGTTCAGAGTAAGCTTTTGTTTGACCGTAATCACGGCCAACAAAGACTTGATGATTTCCTTCGTATTGAACCGGTCCAAGCTTATCACTCATTCCGTATTCAGTTACCATGCTGCGGGCGAGTGCCGTTGCTTGCTCGAAGTCATTTGAAGCACCTGTTGTTTGTGCGTTAAACACGATTTCTTCAGCAGTACGTCCACCCAACAGTCCAACGATTTGTTCAAACATATCATCTTTCGACATCAACATTTGATCTTCTTTTGGTAAAGCGATCATATAACCGCCAGCGCGTCCACGAGGAATAATAGTTACTTTGTGAACAACACGCGCACGGTTTAATACCATACCAATAATTGTGTGGCCTGCTTCATGATAAGCGACCATTTCACGTTCATGCTTGCTAATGACACGATCCTTCTTAGCAGGACCTGCAATCACGCGATCTTCTGCTTCGTCAACATCTGAAGCATCGATTTTCTTCTTGTTTCGACGAGCAGCTACTAGGGCTGCTTCATTCAGAACATTCTCAAGGTCCGCACCAGCAAAACCTGGTGTTTGTTGTGCAACAACTTTCAAATCAACGTCGTCTGCTAACGGTTTATTCCGAGCATGAACGCGTAAAATCGCTTCACGACCTTTAACATCCGGGCGCCCAACTAAAATTTGACGGTCAAAACGACCTGGACGTAATAACGCTGGATCTAATACGTCTGAACGGTTCGTTGCAGCGATGACGATCACGCCTTCGTTTCCATCAAAACCATCCATTTCAACAAGTAACTGGTTTAAGGTTTGTTCACGTTCATCATGACCCCCGCCCATACCAGCGCCACGTTGACGACCAACAGCATCAATTTCATCAATGAAAATGATTGCTGGAGCATTTTTCTTGGCTGTTTCAAATAGGTCACGGACACGAGAAGCCCCGACCCCTACAAACATTTCCACGAAATCTGAACCAGAAATTGAATAGAACGGTACGCCTGCTTCACCGGCTACAGCTTTGGCAAGCAATGTTTTACCGGTCCCTGGAGGTCCCTCTAGTAAAACACCGGCAGGAATACGAGCGCCCAATTCGACAAAACGACGCGGGTCTTTCAAGAATTCTACAACTTCTACTAATTCTTGTTTTTCTTCTTCTGCTCCGGCCACATCAGAGAATCTTACACGGTTGGCTTTTTTGTCTGCTTCTTTCGCTTTTGACTTGCCAAAGTTCATGACACGACCATTGCCGCCTCCTCCTCCGCCTTGTTGTCCGATCATCATATAGAAGAAGAAAATCATGATTAGGATTGGTAAGAAGCTGACTAATAATGTCACCCACATACCGCTGCTAGATTCTTCATCGATCTCTGTTTTTACATTGTTTTCTTTTGCTAGATCATTAACTTGGCTCAACGTTGAATCATTAGGCAAAATAATAGTTGAGAAATGAGTCGTTGTAGAATCGGTCGAACCAATGATGCTCAATCCACCAGAGTTTGCAACTTCTTGCTTCTCTTTGTACTCCCCAGTGATTTTGTACACACCACCAGCAGGTTGGATTTTAACATTTTTGATTTTGCCTTCTTGCATTTGTTCTGTAAAGGTTGAATACTCGATATCTGGCGAAGCTGATTTGTTATCCCCGAAAAGGAAATACACTACCATAACCATCGCCAAGATGACGAGAATATAATAGAGAGCATTTTTTACTCCCTTATTGTTTTTGTTCATCTGCGTCCTCCTCGCGCTTGTTAGCTCATTAGCTTATTAGCTTGTAAAAAAAGTTTTATCAATTTTGACCTTTTAAGTATATCACACTGTGATTTTTTCGGTCACTAATTTGATTGATAAATTTCAGGCTTTAATACGCCTACATACGGTAAATTGCGATATGCTTCTGCATAATCCAGTCCATAACCAACAACGAATTCATTTGGCACATCAAAGCCAACATAGTCCGCATGGATATCAACTACACGACCCTCGGGTTTATCCAACAATGTGACAATTTTCACTGATTTGGCTTTGCGGTATTTGAACAGATCCACCAAATAACCCAATGTTCGACCACTATCGATGATATCTTCAACGATCAACAAATCACGGCCCTCAACATTTGTGTCTAAATCCTTAATGATTTTTACTTCACCAGATGAAACGGTTTGGTTACCGTAACTTGAAACATCCATAAAGTCCAATTCTAAGTGTGCATCGATCTCACGAACGATGTCTGCCATAAAAGGTACAGCACCTTTTAAAATACCAACCACCAATGGATTATTGTCGGCGTAATCTGTCGTTAATTGTGCGCCTAATTCAACACAGCGCTTTTGAATATCTTCTCTAGTAATCAAGATTTTTTCAATATCTTTTGCTAGCATGTGGAAACTCCTTTCATTTCGCTACCTGAAGCGTATAGTCAAGTATGTAGTGTATTCTATCAGTTTCAGTTGTAATACTCAAATAGGAATTGACAAAAGGCAAAAGCGCTACGATTTCTCCCGCAGAATCTTCTACCACCCATGCGCGATCACGTGCATCTGTTGGGATTTTCTTGTCAATAAAATAACGATTTATCCTTTTTTTCAAACGCCCACTTAATTGAATGCGATCTCCCGCTTCTCTCTTGCGAATCTTTAGCGGGAGGTTCACTGTTGCGGGCAGGAAAACTTGATACCCCTCTTTATTGGAAGCTTCGCTGCTTTTTCTAAGCGCAATCCTTGCACCATCAGACAGCCCAGCCTCTTCACCTTCATCTAAATAAAGAACTTCTTTATCCACCAGGGATTTCTGCTCTAGATAAAAATGCTGATAACGACGTACAAATTGCCAATTATTGCCGATGTCTATTAGCCATTGACTGGTAAAATCTTCCATTTTATCTAACAGTAAAAAAAGTTGACGCTGTGAGACCGCGAGCGTCTTCTGTTCACTAGCCTGTTGAAAAAACGAAGAAAGAAAATAATAACGAGCGCCCGTCTCCTGAGGAAGAGTTTCATAGGAAAATGACCACCGTTGACCGTCAAATTCAACATTTCTTAAATTTTCTTTTAGCGTTTCATTGATCAGCTGGTTAGCCCACGTCAATTGTTGGTGAAATTGTTGCGCGTGCAGTAAGACTTGGGGATTTTCTTCTTTTAATTCAGGGACAACATTTTGTCTTATACGATTACGAAAATAATCTTGAGACGTGTTTGTTCCATCTTCAAAATAAGGGACATTTTCTTTTTCAGCGTAATCGTATAATGATTCTTTTGAAAATAGCAGCAGTGGACGTAGTAAAATTCCATTACCAAATCGTTGTTGACGCGCTATTCCTTCATGGCCTGCAAGCGAACCGCCTCTAGTCAGACGCATCAATAGCGTTTCTAGCTGATCATCGCCATGATGAGCTGTTAAAATCAGATCATACTTTTCTTTCTGCATAATTTCTTTAAAAAAACCATACCGAACATTTCTAGCTTCCGCTTCTACATTTTTCTCTGCTGGCTTTTCCCAGACCTTTAAATAAAACGGTATTTGCTGTTTTTCACAATACGCATGCAGGAAAGCTGCTTCTGCTTTGGATTCTTTACGTAACTGATGGTTTATGTGTGCGACACCTATTTTCAGCTTTCTTTGTTCTAGCAGATGTAGCAATACCATTGAATCGACTCCAGCCGAGACAGCTATTAAGATTTTTTTCCCTTCCATTAACTCTGGATTCTCTTTAAAAAAAGCGTGTTCCATATTAAATTCCTCATTTTTAAAAATAGTAGTGACAACTATAAAAAAAGCTGAAATCCTAAAAGAATTTCAGCTTCCCTATTTTAACTACGACGGCCGCCTCGGCCTCCGCGTTTTCCTTCGGTATTGCGTTTGATCGATGACAAGCGATCATCGCTATCCTTTAAAAAGGAACTCATCAATGAATCGAAGTCTTGTTTGCCGCTATTTTGTTGGGGTTTGCCTTTAGCCGCTGGTCTTGGTCGGTTGTTGTCGCGAAACTCACGTTTGAAAGGTTTCTTTTCTGGTTGTGGTTGATCTTGGGCCTTACGTATTGAAAGACCTACTTTGCCGTCGTCTCCAACTGACGTAACTTTTACCGTTACCTCATCCCCGACAGTCAAAACATCATGAATGTCTTTGACGAAACCATTAGATATTTCACTGATATGGACTAAGCCCGTTTTGCCCTCTCCCAAGTCGATAAAGGCACCGAAATTGGTGATCCCTGATACTTTTCCTTGCAGCTTAGCTCCTACTTCGATTGACATAAAAAAAATGTTCCTCCTAATTTTTTTCCAATTTATTTTAAAACTGCGATTTTATATTAGTTAGCAGTTTCGGACTTTACAACTTCGTCAGCAGACTGTTTGTCTTTGCTAGGCGTATTTGCTGAATCTGGTAAAACAAAAATCAATTCCCCATCTTTTGAATAATAGAAACGACTACGAGCTAGTTTTGCCACATAGTTATCATCTTTCAACAATTTTACATCTTGTTTTAACCCATTCACTTGATCATCCACTTTAGCAGATTCGGCTACTGTCTGAACCTTAATTTGCTTCAATTCGTTCAAATGACGATGTTCGTTGAAGATTTGAACTCCCATGACGATAGCGGCAAAAGCTGCGACAGCAAATAATGCTGCTAGACGACGACGCTTAAAAATTAATTGACGGTGCTGCTTTTGAAATTTGCGATATTGCTCTTTTGCATACGGCGTATCTAACGAAGCAATTTTCTGCGTCTCGTTTTCATTCATTCCTGCTCGCTCCTTACCATGAAATTCTTTACTATTATATCAATTCAGGATATAATTGTCTATTTGAATTATCCTTAATTCCCGTTATTTTCCACTCGTGTCTCACGAATGATCCGATACATTTTTGCTGCATCTTCTTTTTTTGTCGACTCATGCAGCTCTTCTACCGCCACTTCTAGGACTTTGTTACCAAATTGAATGCGAAGCTCATCTCCCACTTTTATATCTGTTGAAGATTTTGCTAACTTTCCGTTTACTTGGATTCGTCCCTTGTCAGCTACTTCTTTCGCTACCGTACGACGTTTTATAATACGCGCTATTTTTAAAAATTTATCTAATCGCATGAACTATCTCCTTTTCCAATTTATTCTTAATAATTTGCTGCCAAATGGCAACATCAGCCACTCTCTAATGGTTAACAAACGTAGTTGAATGGCCAGCATCAAAAAAGCACTTCCTCCAATTCCTACACCAAAAATGGCTGCAACTAAAGCAAAACTTCTTTTTTGAATAGCACCAAAGATAATGCTGATACCGCCATAATAACATAAGAGTACGATGATCATCCCCGCTAAACAAATAAAAAGATTTCGCATAAAG
It encodes the following:
- the tilS gene encoding tRNA lysidine(34) synthetase TilS, which codes for MEHAFFKENPELMEGKKILIAVSAGVDSMVLLHLLEQRKLKIGVAHINHQLRKESKAEAAFLHAYCEKQQIPFYLKVWEKPAEKNVEAEARNVRYGFFKEIMQKEKYDLILTAHHGDDQLETLLMRLTRGGSLAGHEGIARQQRFGNGILLRPLLLFSKESLYDYAEKENVPYFEDGTNTSQDYFRNRIRQNVVPELKEENPQVLLHAQQFHQQLTWANQLINETLKENLRNVEFDGQRWSFSYETLPQETGARYYFLSSFFQQASEQKTLAVSQRQLFLLLDKMEDFTSQWLIDIGNNWQFVRRYQHFYLEQKSLVDKEVLYLDEGEEAGLSDGARIALRKSSEASNKEGYQVFLPATVNLPLKIRKREAGDRIQLSGRLKKRINRYFIDKKIPTDARDRAWVVEDSAGEIVALLPFVNSYLSITTETDRIHYILDYTLQVAK
- a CDS encoding FtsB family cell division protein, with the protein product MNENETQKIASLDTPYAKEQYRKFQKQHRQLIFKRRRLAALFAVAAFAAIVMGVQIFNEHRHLNELKQIKVQTVAESAKVDDQVNGLKQDVKLLKDDNYVAKLARSRFYYSKDGELIFVLPDSANTPSKDKQSADEVVKSETAN
- the dusB gene encoding tRNA dihydrouridine synthase DusB, whose product is MNGTWKIGDVEVPNRVVVAPMAGISNAAFRVTVKEFGAGLVVCEMISDQGIHFRNKKTLEMLYIDEREHPLSVQIFGGNKDSLVEAAQFVQENTKADIIDINMGCPVNKVIKAEAGAKWLLDPNKVYEMVNAVSSAVDIPVTVKMRVGWDEQHIFAVENALAAQSAGASAIAMHGRTRVQMYEGKADWAVLKQVADELTIPFMGNGDVRTPEDAKRMIDEVGVDAVMIGRAALGNPWMIHQTQHYLETGELIPEPSAREKIETAKLHLERLIQLKGETIACREFRQHASYYLKGIPRSAKAKLAINQTEDKQVIADLLDQLVEKTEAREKIS
- the hslO gene encoding Hsp33 family molecular chaperone HslO, which codes for MSDYLVKALAYSGFVRAYAVNATETIGEAQRRHDTWNTSSAALGRTMIGALMLGATLKGEDKMTVKVEGNGPAGAIVVDSNGKGEVKGYIKNPHISLPLNEIGKIDVRGAVGTEGMFTVIKDLGLKEPFSGQTPIVSGEIGEDFTYYLAVSEQIPSAVGVSVLVDTDDSVKTAGGFMIQIMPGASDEIIDQIEERLKETTRISTLLDEGQTSEEILQNLLATSDVEFLEKMPVQFKCDCSKEKFASAILTLGADQIQELIDQDHGAEAVCTFCNNKYEYSEEELYELKQEILGE
- the ftsH gene encoding ATP-dependent zinc metalloprotease FtsH, whose translation is MNKNNKGVKNALYYILVILAMVMVVYFLFGDNKSASPDIEYSTFTEQMQEGKIKNVKIQPAGGVYKITGEYKEKQEVANSGGLSIIGSTDSTTTHFSTIILPNDSTLSQVNDLAKENNVKTEIDEESSSGMWVTLLVSFLPILIMIFFFYMMIGQQGGGGGGNGRVMNFGKSKAKEADKKANRVRFSDVAGAEEEKQELVEVVEFLKDPRRFVELGARIPAGVLLEGPPGTGKTLLAKAVAGEAGVPFYSISGSDFVEMFVGVGASRVRDLFETAKKNAPAIIFIDEIDAVGRQRGAGMGGGHDEREQTLNQLLVEMDGFDGNEGVIVIAATNRSDVLDPALLRPGRFDRQILVGRPDVKGREAILRVHARNKPLADDVDLKVVAQQTPGFAGADLENVLNEAALVAARRNKKKIDASDVDEAEDRVIAGPAKKDRVISKHEREMVAYHEAGHTIIGMVLNRARVVHKVTIIPRGRAGGYMIALPKEDQMLMSKDDMFEQIVGLLGGRTAEEIVFNAQTTGASNDFEQATALARSMVTEYGMSDKLGPVQYEGNHQVFVGRDYGQTKAYSEQVAFEIDEEVRSILMKAHEKAREIIETHRDQHKLIAEKLLEFETLDAKAIKSLFETGQMPEGKGTPYPSEKAQAQTFEEAKRALEEKDAEKQAEDKDPEEHKDSDNKIEPDDTNDNQE
- the lysS gene encoding lysine--tRNA ligase, which translates into the protein MNDQMRVRREKMETLREEGIDPFGARFERTANSKELHETYDENTKEELQEKQLSASVAGRMMTKRGKGKVGFAHLQDREGQIQIYVRKDEVGEEPYAIFKKGDLGDFFGVTGEIMKTDTGEVSIKAKEITLLSKALRPLPEKYHGLTNVEQRYRQRYLDLISNRESFDRFTKRSQIISQIRRYLDGLGYIEVETPVLHNEAGGATARPFITHHNALDMDLYLRIALELHLKRLIVGGMEKVYEIGRVFRNEGIDTTHNPEFTMMEVYTAYQDFLDVMNLTEGIIRDAAQNVLGETTLSYDGQTIDLGSEFKRIHMVDAIKEQTGVDFWPEMSIEEARALAKEHHVEINDNMEIGHIINEFFETFVEETLQQPTFVYGHPVEVSPLAKKNAEDGRFTDRFELFIVGREFANAFTELNDPIDQRERFEAQEKEREQGNDEAHGVDEDFLEALEYGMPPTGGLGIGIDRLVMLLTDVQSIRDVLLFPTMR
- a CDS encoding RNA-binding S4 domain-containing protein, whose product is MRLDKFLKIARIIKRRTVAKEVADKGRIQVNGKLAKSSTDIKVGDELRIQFGNKVLEVAVEELHESTKKEDAAKMYRIIRETRVENNGN
- the hpt gene encoding hypoxanthine phosphoribosyltransferase, translating into MLAKDIEKILITREDIQKRCVELGAQLTTDYADNNPLVVGILKGAVPFMADIVREIDAHLELDFMDVSSYGNQTVSSGEVKIIKDLDTNVEGRDLLIVEDIIDSGRTLGYLVDLFKYRKAKSVKIVTLLDKPEGRVVDIHADYVGFDVPNEFVVGYGLDYAEAYRNLPYVGVLKPEIYQSN
- a CDS encoding S1 domain-containing RNA-binding protein, with translation MSIEVGAKLQGKVSGITNFGAFIDLGEGKTGLVHISEISNGFVKDIHDVLTVGDEVTVKVTSVGDDGKVGLSIRKAQDQPQPEKKPFKREFRDNNRPRPAAKGKPQQNSGKQDFDSLMSSFLKDSDDRLSSIKRNTEGKRGGRGGRRS
- a CDS encoding bacteriocin immunity protein; the protein is MKRDEKTKQMMDQISCAYGDEFVKTSPEIKKMLFENAQVLEKTEDCGLVATKICKEIALYALSHQQDFPEALGTLHNQLKSEAMKYDATAMTAILLPLCF